In Parus major isolate Abel chromosome 3, Parus_major1.1, whole genome shotgun sequence, the following are encoded in one genomic region:
- the LOC107202581 gene encoding nuclear receptor subfamily 0 group B member 2-like → MLFPATGNSASMAAKIPAEKSGKCQCETHHSKSILYQILNKEHGSETKWRQQYCSPHCSTRSKGCPCLDRRRVVLRTPEATCRRASEVLLKTSTFIRNLPSFYHMPWEDQFVLIQRNWAPLFVLGMAQEGVDFDLREIPDTSLLKKILLNQSSTAMNELGSSSAGASLAEVQKMKNLLWKFWELDISAKEYAYLKGIILFNSECCVLRWLPYVQSLQQEAQKALMEFISTMFHGSLGRFSSILQLIMSLRDIDAGAIEELFFRPIPGEATLNVLLTETLYIKPDWLGKQMTSE, encoded by the exons ATGCTGTTTCCTGCCACAGGGAACTCTGCCTCCATGGCCGCCAAGATCCCAGCTGAGAAATCTGGGAAATGTCAGTGTGAGACACACCATTCTAAAAGCATCCTGTACCAGATCCTTAACAAAGAGCATGGAAGTGAGACCAAGTGGCGCCAGCAGTATTGCAGTCCCCACTGCTCCACAAGAAGCAAAGGCTGCCCTTGTTTGGACAGGAGAAGAGTTGTCCTGAGAACACCAGAAGCCACATGCAGAAGAGCTTCTGAAGTGCTGTTGAAGACTTCAACTTTTATTAGAAACTTGCCTTCTTTTTATCACATGCCTTGGGAGGATCAGTTTGTCCTCATACAACGGAACTGGGCCCCTCTTTTTGTCCTGGGCATGGCACAAGAAGGGGTGGATTTTGACCTGAGAGAGATCCCAGACACCagtttattgaaaaaaatcctcctcaATCAGTCTTCAACAGCTATGAATGAACTGGGCAGCTCATCAGCAGGAGCATCTTTAGCAGAAGTTCAGAAGATGAAGAATTTATTGTGGAAATTCTGGGAACTGGACATAAGTGCAAAAGAATATGCCTATCTTAAAggaattattctttttaattctg AATGTTGTGTCCTGAGATGGCTCCCTTATGTACAATCACTGCAGCAGGAAGCTCAGAAAGCCCTGATGGAGTTTATCTCAACAATGTTCCATGGAAGCCTCGGCAGGTTTTCTTCGATTCTTCAGCTAATCATGTCCCTTCGAGACATTGATGCAGGTGCTATTGAAGAGCTCTTCTTCAGGCCCATCCCAGGAGAGGCCACCCTAAATGTACTACTTACAGAAACCCTATATATCAAGCCAGACTGGCTTGGAAAACAAATGACATCTGagtga